The following nucleotide sequence is from Rhizobium rosettiformans.
CAAGCGTTTCCCGTCATATCGCCTTGTGGATCTTGAAAAGTCATCGGTTTTGCAGCACAATCGCGGCCTCAGTTCATTGCATCGAGCTTGCCGCAAGCGCCACACCGAGCGACGAAAGAGCGAAGCGATTGAGTTGATAAGGGCGCACTTACGACTTGCTTCGCAAGTCAGTTGCGCCGATCGCAGATCGGAAAAGGGCAGGCAGCGTTTGGCAATCTATCATGCGAGCATGAAACCGGTATCGCGGGCCAGCGGCAGAAGCGCCGTTGCCTCTGCTGCCTATCGTGCCGGCGAGCGCCTGACGAACGAACGCGATGGCCTCACGCATGACTTCACCCGCAAGCAGGGCGTTGAGCATGTGGAAATCGTGTTGCCCGAGGGTGTGAGTGCCGAATGGGCGAAGGACCGCCAGGCGCTTTGGAACGCAGCGGAGTTTGCCGAAAATCGGAAAGACGCGCGTGTCGCTCGTGAGATCGAGATCGGGCTACCGCACGAGCTGACAGCCGAGCAGCGGCTAGAGCTAACGCGGGCGTTCGCCCAGGATTTGGCGAACCGCTATGGCGGGGCGGTCGATTTCGCGATCCATTCGCCGCATTCGGCGAGCGACGTTCGGAATTATCACGCGCACCTTTTGATGACGACGCGCCAGGTCACAGAGGAACGGCTTGGCGAGAAAACGCATATCGAGTGGAAGAATGTGCGTCTGTTGAACGAGGGGTTGCCGACGACGCAAATGCAGCTCCGCGATATCAGACAGTCGTGGGAGCAGCATGCGAACGAGCATTTGGCAAAGGCCGGTCTCGATGTGCGGATTGATCATCGCTCGCATCAGGAGCGCGGACTTGAGCTTGAGCCGACCGAGCATATGGGCGTGCATGCCACGCAGATGCAGCGGCGCGGCCTCGACGTGTCGCGCACCCGGCTTGATGCGGAAGCGGCGCAGCGGAATGCGGAGCTGATCCGGGAGAAGCCGGAACAGGTTCTTGCGATCGTCACGAACGAAAAGAGCGTGTTCGATCGGCACGACATTGCGCGGACACTGCATCGCTACATCAACGACGACGCGCAGACGTTCCAGAATGCCTTTGCGACCGTCATGGCTTCGCCTGCGCTGGTGGAGTTGCAGGGCGAGCGAATGAGCCCCGAGACAGGCGAGATCGAGCTTGCGCGATATTCGACCCGCGAAATGGTCGGGATCGAATCCGGCATGGCGATGAGCGCGACAAGGCTGCACGAGGCGCAGACCCATGGCGTCGATCGGCAGCATGTCGGCCGCGCGATCGACGCCCAAGACGCTGCCATTCGTCAGAGCGCTGGCGATCTTTCGGCACGGCTATCGGACGAGCAGCGGCGCGCGATCGAGCATATCACCGGGCCGGAACAGATCGCGGCGGTTGTCGGCTATGCTGGCGCAGGCAAGAGCACGATGCTCGCGGCGGCGCGCGAAGCATGGGAGGCGCATGGCTACACGGTTCACGGCGCGGCCCTGTCGGGTAAGGCGGCCGAGGGATTGGAGGAATCCTCCGGCATCCAGAGCCGCACGCTCGCGTCGTATGAATATCGCTGGCAGAACGACCGCGGCACACTCGGCCGCGGCGACGTGTTCGTGATCGACGAGGCGGGCATGATCGGGAGCCGGCAGCTCTCCCGGTTCATCAACGAGGCCGAGGCGCGGGGGGCGAAGATCGTCCTCGTCGGCGATCATGAGCAGCTCCAGGCGATCGGGGCCGGCGCACCGTTCCGCGCCATCGCCGAGCAAATCGGCCATGCCGAGCTTTCGGAGATTCGCCGGCAGCGCGTGGACTGGCAGCGGGAGGCGTCGGTTGACTTCGCCACCCATCGGACGGCCGAGGGCCTGGCCGCCTACCGGGATAACGGGAGCATCCGGCTTAGCGAAACGCGGGACGAGGCGCGCGGCGAGATCGTGCGCGACTACCTTGCCGATCGCGACGAACGGCCGGAGGGCACGCGCGTTGCGATGGCACATCGCCGTGCCGATGTTCGCGCCATCAATGACGAAATCAGATCGGCCCTGCAGGAGCGCGGCGAGCTGGCGAAGAGCAGTGTGCCCGGTGAGGGCTCGGACGCTGGTGGACTGACCTTCCAGACCAATGACGGCAAGCGCGAGTTCGCGCCGGGCGACCGTATCGTGTTCCTGGAGAACAATCGCGGCCTTGGCGTCAAGAACGGGATGCTTGGCACGGTCGAGAGCGTCGAGGCTGGCCGGATCGTCGCGCAGCTCGACGGTCCCGGAGGAAAGGGCAGGGGCGACAGTATCAGCGTGCCGACGAACGACTATCGGGCTTTCGACCATGGCTATGCGACGACGATTCACAAGAACCAGGGCGCGACAGTGGACCGCGCCTTTGTGATGGCGTCGGGCACGATGGACAGGCATCTGACCTATGTCGCCATGACCCGGCATCGCGAGGGCGCGCAGCTCTATGCCGGCATGGATGAGTTTGCCGACCGTAACGCCGGTCGTTTGGTCGATCATGGGGCCGCGCCCTATCAGCACGACCCGAAGAACCGCGACAGCTATTTCGTGACGCTGGAAAACGATCGCGGCCAGAAACATACGATTTGGGGTGTGGACCTTGAGCGCGCCATGAAAGAGGCCGCGCCAGAGATCGGGGACAAGATCGGCCTTGAGCATCGCGGATCGGAGACGGTGCGTCTTCCAGACGGGACTACGGCCGAGCGCAATGCGTGGAAGGTGCATGAAGGCGGCGAGCTGGCCTACGCCCAACTTGAAAACCGGCTCAGCCGGTCGGGCGTGAAGGAAACGACGCTCGATTATACCCGCGACTTTGCCGAGCGGCGCGGGATCGCAGAGCAGATGGGGGTTCGCAGCGAGATCGAGCTACGTCCGGACAGAGAGCCGACGCAGGAGCAAACCCGGGCCGATCGTCAATCGCAGCGGCCGAGCATCGAGGCCGAAAATAGGGGCGAGGATCCACACCGGGTTTCTTCGCTGTCCAAGGATCTCGCCCAGGATCGTATTCAGGAACATGGGGACGATCAGCAGCAGCGCCCGCGCCGAGGCATGTTCGAGGGCTTGAAACTCGGGCGGAGCGCGGCGGCTGAAGGGCCGCAGCAGGACCGCGTCGCGCCGGCCCAGGAGCGGCCAGAGAGAGACGAGACTCCCCGGCGCTCCATGTTCGACGGCCTGAAGCTCAATGCCGTCTCAACCGGCCAGGCGCAGCCGGAAAGAGTGGAGAGCGTGCGAGAGGTGCCCGCGCCCGACCGGCAGGCAGACCGCTTGCGGCGGCCGTCCGACATGGAGCGCGCCATAGACCGCTATGCGCGGGCCTATGACGCGGCCGAGCGAAATCACAGTGAGGGCTTGCCCGTACTCGAAACGCAGAAGCAGGAATTGCGGCAGGCCGGCCAGCAGCTCGACCAGGCGCGGCCGGGAGCGTCGGCGCTGATGGTGTCCGCCTTGCAGCATGACCCCGAGACGCGGGCTGCCATGCAGGAGCTTTCCGGCCGCGAGCGTGTCGGCCAACTCAGCGCCGGCATGGACCGGGAGCGCGCCGCACTGGCGGACCCGAACGTCAGGGCCGAACGGTTCGTGCAGCGCTGGCAGGAGCTACAGGGCGAACGCCAGGAGCTTCGCGGTTGGCAGCACGACGAGGCG
It contains:
- the traA gene encoding Ti-type conjugative transfer relaxase TraA; translated protein: MAIYHASMKPVSRASGRSAVASAAYRAGERLTNERDGLTHDFTRKQGVEHVEIVLPEGVSAEWAKDRQALWNAAEFAENRKDARVAREIEIGLPHELTAEQRLELTRAFAQDLANRYGGAVDFAIHSPHSASDVRNYHAHLLMTTRQVTEERLGEKTHIEWKNVRLLNEGLPTTQMQLRDIRQSWEQHANEHLAKAGLDVRIDHRSHQERGLELEPTEHMGVHATQMQRRGLDVSRTRLDAEAAQRNAELIREKPEQVLAIVTNEKSVFDRHDIARTLHRYINDDAQTFQNAFATVMASPALVELQGERMSPETGEIELARYSTREMVGIESGMAMSATRLHEAQTHGVDRQHVGRAIDAQDAAIRQSAGDLSARLSDEQRRAIEHITGPEQIAAVVGYAGAGKSTMLAAAREAWEAHGYTVHGAALSGKAAEGLEESSGIQSRTLASYEYRWQNDRGTLGRGDVFVIDEAGMIGSRQLSRFINEAEARGAKIVLVGDHEQLQAIGAGAPFRAIAEQIGHAELSEIRRQRVDWQREASVDFATHRTAEGLAAYRDNGSIRLSETRDEARGEIVRDYLADRDERPEGTRVAMAHRRADVRAINDEIRSALQERGELAKSSVPGEGSDAGGLTFQTNDGKREFAPGDRIVFLENNRGLGVKNGMLGTVESVEAGRIVAQLDGPGGKGRGDSISVPTNDYRAFDHGYATTIHKNQGATVDRAFVMASGTMDRHLTYVAMTRHREGAQLYAGMDEFADRNAGRLVDHGAAPYQHDPKNRDSYFVTLENDRGQKHTIWGVDLERAMKEAAPEIGDKIGLEHRGSETVRLPDGTTAERNAWKVHEGGELAYAQLENRLSRSGVKETTLDYTRDFAERRGIAEQMGVRSEIELRPDREPTQEQTRADRQSQRPSIEAENRGEDPHRVSSLSKDLAQDRIQEHGDDQQQRPRRGMFEGLKLGRSAAAEGPQQDRVAPAQERPERDETPRRSMFDGLKLNAVSTGQAQPERVESVREVPAPDRQADRLRRPSDMERAIDRYARAYDAAERNHSEGLPVLETQKQELRQAGQQLDQARPGASALMVSALQHDPETRAAMQELSGRERVGQLSAGMDRERAALADPNVRAERFVQRWQELQGERQELRGWQHDEARGKVEGQMRGMTKNLERDPQVESILRNRSQDLGIGHVRQSESLARNMEQSLARGRSQGLGMER